caggtcagcctagctgctgattggttcctatcctacagtgcagggtacggagggccgccggctccccagctcatccagagaattcagccagcaggaagtggcacagatgggcggggctagtggggtttgggggaatttctcaataaatcagtcagaaacacaactttaagcacaatccttctatatctagaggagtataattccctggtacattcatcatttttataggatatgtctcctttaaacagaaagaAGAGATTGTCAGTAGATCTGCGAACAAAGGGGGGAGGGGTtgtaattcaaaataaaaaaagaatatttggaTGAAGCCTGTAGGTTGTTGGGAGATGAGTCAAttaatgtaaaatgaaaaagGGACCCAACTGAGGAGTTTCAACTGAAATTATTTGTAATGTTAAGGAAAGCCTTCTGTAAGGGCATCATACAATGGGTAAGACATCCCAGAATAGCAATATTTTACCATTTACCCAGGATCCATAAAAAGCTGACTAATCCAGAAGGCCGCCCCATAATCTCAGGAATTGACTCCCTTACCTctaggtcagtgacccccaacatgttgccccccaaccccttggatgttgctcccaggggcctcaaagtaggggctcatttttgaatttccggcttgggggcaagttttggttgcataaagcccagtgtaaagccaaacagagcctcctataggctgccagtccccataggggctaccaattagccaattatagctcttatttgcacccccaagaactttttgcatccttgtgttgctcccctacactttttccatttgaatgtggctcacgggtataaaaggttggggatccctgccctaggttattcttatttattgatttatttttacaacCGGTTGTACCGTGTATGCCCTCTTATTTGAAAGATTCTAATGCTGTCATTGAATTGATACAGGATTTTGAATGGGAACCGGCAGACATCTCTGCGCTCTACACCTCCATTGAACATCTGGGAAGGGTAATAGGGGTGATGGAAACACTTAACAAATTCAATTTTCCCGAAACCGACCCAAAAGAGTTTTTGAAAGATAGCATGCTGGGAAAGATTTTTACCTCCAGACCAAGGGGACTGCTATGGGAATTCGATTTGCGCCCAGTTATGCCAATTTGTTCTTGGGGAGCTGGGAGGATAGGCATGTATGGAGCCCTGTCTGCCCCCCTGGCCTGAGAATGTACCGACGCTATATAGACGATTTGCTAAATATATGGGACACCAGAGTTTCCCCTGTTGCCTCGTTTTTTTGAGTACCTCAATATGAATAAGGAGGGATTGGAATATagtatagcatacctcccaaacCTCTCGCTttcagtcccgatatttatggcactgcccgctgtcctgGATTCATTGTTAGAgctcccgcttctcagcattgccatttaattgattgctgtgcctgctctgctatggggaataaagccccgcccccttaactcttgaatcccCTGCTACcccaagctcacaggtttacctcaatgtttaattgtcctgggaggagcatttgtgacaggcaatgGTTAACTATCGGCATTGTCGGcatccctctccctgctcctgcTCACCGGGTCAGGGGCTGGGAGTGTGctctgctgcctttatttgtgtgctgggcagtttcaccttcccacccctaacatatatctctcactcctgggaatctctggcagagcacagcatgcacaatagaaagcagaggtatcgctgatccattcataaaatatatcagacatttaaaaggggcccttataagtttgggaaccttaggccttgttaatatggctagaaattctagtggtatattaatattgttttgctttcaactgattaagaatggaaggaaataacatagatttatgtaccactggaattggccctatttataactttggaaaatgcacagaactgttggcatgtctaaAGTTAAttggtaattttactggcatgtctggggttaatgagctttatcaatttaatgtagtcatactggcatgttattctttttatttagcgattatactggcacacctggggcatgtaaagtgggtgtggcatgtggggcgtggtcacaaagaaGGCGTGGCCAAAAATGTTTTGccgcgtcacatatttttgtctctctatctcttaatgaaatgttgggaggtatggtatagAATTCTTGGATTTAGAGATTTTCGTGGAAATGGGGAGACTCTGTACTAGAACCTTCTTCAAAGTGGCAGATAGAAATACTTATATCTTAAAGAGTAGCCACCATAGAGAAGTTTGGCCGAATAACGTCCCTAGAGGACAATTCCTCAGGATCCGGAGGAACTGCACTAATGACTACGATTTTTTAGAACAGAGTAGTTATATTTATCGTCGCCTAAAAGATAAGAAATAGGATGAAGAATTTCTAACTAGAGAATTTATAAAAGTAGTGGGTGAGAATTTTAGCAGATCAGATAGATTTATTTTCGCAGACACACTGATGCGCTGGTTGTAGCCGGGCGCTCCACGTTCTTCCGCGGCTCCTCTACTTATGCGGCTTCTTGTGCAGCGGTGACAGGCctttttatagggttgcgccccttgcgtactgacgtcacacctatgcacggggcacaaccttataaaagggcctgttgccgccagACAAGGAGCAGGGGCCCATGAGGAAGGAgcgtgtatgggggcaattgtgggtgctgtgtgtggggggtactgtctaagGGGGCAcggtgtatgggggtactgtctatgtgGGTAATTGGGGGTACTtgctatgggggcattgtgtatggggggtactttctatgggggcactgtgtatgggggctactgtctatggggcaattgggggcactgcgtatgggggtaattgggggtactttctatgggggcattgtgtatggggggtactttctatgggggcactttctataggggcaatggggggtactgtctatgggggcactgtgtatggggggtactttccatgggggcactttctatgggggcaatggggggtactgtctatgggggcactgtgcatgggggtactgtctatgggggcactgtgtatgggggtactgtctatgggggcactgtgtatgggggaactgtctattgggccattggggcactgtgtatggggggtactgtctatgggggcactgtgtatggggggcactgtgtatggggggtactgtctatgggggctctgtgtatggggggcactgtgtatggggggtactgtctatgggggcactgtgtatggggggtactgtctatgggggcactgtgtatggggggcactgtgtatggggggtactgtttattgggctattgggggcactgtgtatgggtggcaaaactggtacatagttataactcacttataactgactgccttctctctatatttgtattttatatgtaggagttgctatattgttttccttaggtagtacagtatgggggtatagcacatttgtgtctgatcctgccatttctactataaaaggagtatttttagaaaaaaaatggggtgcattaattggggcgtggccacaaaagtggacgtgggcaaaaaaatttgctgcgctatGTGCGGCAAATCTTCtggtccctcttttcattttttaaatgttgggaggtatgttattgTACAGACATTTCCATGACATACAGGGTtcagatgtgggggggggggggggagagagagtagAAGCATTTGATAGGAGGGCACTTTATTATATTATGCCAATGATATGAACGTAGATATTTCTCCCCTCCGCAGTATCGGGTTCCTTACCGTATATGAACTAGATATTGCAGGAGTCTAGTGTAGTATATAGGGGATATGTGTATATTGTAAGTCACAGTATTTGGCTAACTAAGGGTTAAGCGATTGGAATGATCCCAGTGTGGGGAAGTTACATATAAGGGATCCGGGGGTCTCACTCCTCTgtaccggggggggggaggggctgaataacAAAGCCCCCAATAATTCTCTTCCCGTTACACAGATTCCTATTGGGCTCCATGTAAAGGCCGGACAGAAACATATCCACCGACTCGGGGAATCcctgggatatataaagggatctgggtatatataaaatattgtgtttattaaatCTATCCCTAAGGGTGGGGAATACAGTCTGCTTATGTTACGTGCTATTTATGTGAATTAATATTGTGTACATTTACTGATTTTATATATTGTACTATTATATGTTCATTttgtgacttattactacagagataccccggcctggatGAATGGGAACCTTCCCACACATAATACTTACATGGGGGGATTAGaaaaactacatatcccagaattccctgcagcTTTACAGCTCCCTTACTGTGCTGCACCCAAATGTTTCCGGCTCAGTGACTGGGTGTGCTGACAGTGTGCCTCACAGTATGTAGCAGGGCTTTAACCCTGCGTGTGTCCAACCGCACCTCAGCTGCTAGTGCTGCTTGGTTGCCTTAGTTACTGGTTTTCAGCAACTTCCTGACGGAATAAACTCGTTTGtcatttttacacttacacagcagtctgtgagttttccctctgtccctaactctgcagtctgtgagttttccctctgtccctaactctgcagtctgtgagttttccctctgtccctaactctgcagtctgtgagttttccctctgtccctaactctgtgtcccgcccttgtgctcactgatccaatcattcttctccgctgctctctgtcccgcccacattcccctcccagccaatgagtgagtgtcccagctcctcagttccctccctcacagctacaggcagcagagcagtgtgggaaagaggtgagtaagggagcggggctgcactaatggtggcactaaaggagcagtgttaccttgttgttcccaacacatgagctgattcccagggacactttgctactgagtcagtgcagtttctgtggcagctccaagcccaacccacccaccataagtgaattcctctcccatttggtaccaaggcccccctgcagcctgaggggaagcactgaggggcccattcttggcaggaaagggaaagtgttgattggcagacattgcatcattagagggaagtttaacgggattgtgggattggtagttcagcccatggctagactagttattctattccctgcttggaattgttttgggggatattgctgggaataatcccctatagaaatgtgtaagtgcttaattccacttccaggcccctccctcccacaaggagccaatgggaatgtgggaggaagcgagtgacccagtgatggggaagaaggataaaaatgaggagcggaaggagagaatcctgaatctcacactggagattatctatctgctgactggagaggtgaggggggcactgtgagtggcacagtgagaagagactgtctgtctgtacaaagggggtctctctgctgcgttacacactcatcattctctctccctctcaatacatagggctacgtcatccctaagaagaagagcccaactgtgggtttgggggccctgcatgcccctggctccgtcatacagaaggaaaatgacaagaagatcctggaactcatctccaacatcatccagctgctgactggagaggtgggtgcggccccccaatccccccttattgtttagtaacagtgtatgataatccctttctctggctgggggatgactgtaacattgtgtgtgccaggttgccataaggtgtgaggatgtttccatctatttttccttggaggagtgggagtatataaaaggaaacaaggccctttacagggaagggataaaggaggaggaggaggagccccagcagctccgcccactgggtgagtaatggtttctatcatatacagagcatagaatgcagGATATCAGGTGTTTTTAGAAGCTTTTTCTTAACCACTTCCACCTGTGTTTGGAGGGCGCAGCCATCAGGAAATTGAGCTTGTGGCTgcatctctgtagtagtaatgatataggtcgttacagttgtcacaggagctccccatcttggattctgttagagcTGCCGGgggcagtgcacatgctcagtgggctctgagcagctgttgggaagcagGAAATGAGGCTGGACTGTCATAAACTGATGCTACGAGTCTGATTAGCGAATTCTGATGATAATTGCActtgtttcagagctgccatgttatgtgacTCCAAATggctaatcagccttatactgttacatgtataatctatatatacagtatattgtgagtcggtccctaagctcagtaactgacagcagcacagagcatgtactgggaatcagcagaaaaggagatggggggctactgggggcatctttgggggcacagatcttccctgctagggggctgtggttggcttgggctgattccaaagcccaaaacataatgtacaacatttgtagcctattttttagctttagttctcctatagatcctgatacaaacagctgccgttactctataataatcagttcatataaatagttccattaattaatgtgctaataagtcagtcacttcattggggggcagtggagtttgccctgagtttaacccctccccccctacctgcccctgtcacAGAGCTTAGCTTTGTCATTGCTTGTTTTGTAAGTTCTGTACATGTATTATATTTCACAGTAATTTTTCAAACACTTTAATTACTGtagtgctttagcaaagtccaagtagatcccatccactgccattccagcatcgaggatTTTGGATACATATTTATCCTTGCTGCAATACCACTTTCCTTCTTTACTTTaggtttttgctgctttattggcTCCCATGTATCTGCTAATtacagctgccccagctaacttacGTGTTTAAACATTACCAAccccgacactaacacttttattcagccataaaggttttgctttgcgatgcctctccttgcttacaaggggaatatactgacctgtatacttgttaagcaacattttaaagaggttccattttccttctgtgtttaaccctatgaaaagcctttcccagctgccacattgcagagatgcccttatactggcacagtctgcacgGCTAAAATCCAGCGCTTTAGttcctcccttatagagctgtctctgcagcattatcccaaagggaccatgttgggatcactgttccccaaatgcccctccccccccccacacaagtgttagagatgagttcagtgttattagttattacaaaagagaatcattcccagtaggttcttgaactgcctgatgTTAACGGAGAGTTAGCGCTAAGATTACTATTAGCCTGTTTTACTTGTAACAGAGGGATCTCCTTAGCTGGTAacggtatccccccccccctcactccttCCCATGAGCCCTTACTAACCCCACTGCCAGGTCTGCACTGGGATCCCCATAAATAAcagtctctatccttccctttagcagcctgtgagtataaagatgggagcgatgttacagcacatacggaagcaactttatgttgtaataatgatgggaatctcacaaaccctgatgtttctccagcggaacagcccccaccggccaatgtGATTAAAGAGGAAccggcttcatgggaagggggaaaccaatcagattgcagcattaatccccttacagaacagatacagggaacagacacgcctactcctatcatggggtgcagcctgaataacagctcggcagaggATTATATATCAGTTGGTATTAAAGAGGAAGAATCTTCATGGGatgggggaaaccaatcagattgcagcattaatccccttacagaacagatacagggaacagacacgcctactcctatcatggggtgcagccggAATAGTATAAAAATGGAGGGTAAAAAATATGATGAAAATTCCCTCCAATCTCCACATAAATCTCacattacaaaaaatacattatgtaggaaatacagctgcaatgagaATCAGAAACTCTTTTTCAGAAACTCAATTCAATCAAAATTTAAACGCCATCCAgtaacccacacaggggagaaaccattttcttgttctgaatgtgggaaatgttttacaaaCAAATCTGACCTTAAACGCCATCAAATAACCCACAGAggagagaaacctttttcttgttctgaatgcaAGAAATGTTTTTCAAGGCAATCTAACCTTGCTTGTCAtcaaagaactcacacaggggagaaaccattttcttgttctgaatgtgggaaaagatTTTTAACCCATTCACACCTTGTTCGTCATGAAaggacccacacaggggagaaaccattctcttgttctcaatgtgggaaatgttttgcaaaCCAATCTGACCTtgatcgtcatcaaaggac
The genomic region above belongs to Xenopus tropicalis strain Nigerian chromosome 9, UCB_Xtro_10.0, whole genome shotgun sequence and contains:
- the LOC101732212 gene encoding oocyte zinc finger protein XlCOF7.1-like, which encodes MGMWEEASDPVMGKKDKNEERKERILNLTLEIIYLLTGEGYVIPKKKSPTVGLGALHAPGSVIQKENDKKILELISNIIQLLTGEVAIRCEDVSIYFSLEEWEYIKGNKALYREGIKEEEEEPQQLRPLACEYKDGSDVTAHTEATLCCNNDGNLTNPDVSPAEQPPPANVIKEEPASWEGGNQSDCSINPLTEQIQGTDTPTPIMGCSLNNSSAEDYISVGIKEEESSWDGGNQSDCSINPLTEQIQGTDTPTPIMGCSRNSIKMEGKKYDENSLQSPHKSHITKNTLCRKYSCNENQKLFFRNSIQSKFKRHPVTHTGEKPFSCSECGKCFTNKSDLKRHQITHRGEKPFSCSECKKCFSRQSNLACHQRTHTGEKPFSCSECGKRFLTHSHLVRHERTHTGEKPFSCSQCGKCFANQSDLDRHQRTHTGEKTFSCSECGKCFSQRSNLDRHQRTHTGEKPFSCSECGKCFSNEYHRDRHQRIHTGENPFSCSECGKCFSKQSNLDRHQRTHTGEKPFSCSECGKCFSNEYHRDRHQRIHTGENPFSCSECGKCFSKQSNLDRHQRTHTGEKPFSCSECGKCFSNENHCDCHQRTHTGEKPFSCSECGKCFLNHFHLARHQRIHTGEKPFSCSQCGKFFSNEYHRDRHQRIHTGEKPFSCFECGKCFSSEYHRDRHQRIHTGEKPFSCSECGKCFSNQWHLKIHHRSHTGEAPFSCECGKCFTNRFNLDRHQRTHTGEKPFSCSECGKYFSNEYHRDRHQRIHTGENPFSE